A section of the Rubritalea squalenifaciens DSM 18772 genome encodes:
- the pyrC gene encoding dihydroorotase, with product MADSLTLRAPLDMHLHLRDGEMMELVTPLTAETFSGAVIMPNLVPPVDNLKRLQEYRERILAAKGDHKFDPYMTLFFRDYTEQELAEARDQIIGIKLYPAGATTNSEAGVKAIDSVEHVFKMMEEMGIPLMVHGETHGFVMDREREFLTSYRHLAEKFPKLQITMEHITTADAVSVLDEFENLRATVTLQHLIITLDDVAGGLLNPHLFCKPIAKRPEDREALLNAALEAHPKLMFGSDSAPHPRSKKECCGCAAGVFTAPLAVARLAQLFDQHSKLDNLQAFLSDNAQRLYGVNPPAKEVTVERGAFTVASAYEGHGQTVIPMHAGETLDWKISQID from the coding sequence ATGGCAGATTCTCTTACACTACGCGCCCCTCTGGACATGCACCTTCACCTCCGTGATGGTGAGATGATGGAGCTGGTAACTCCGCTGACCGCCGAGACATTCTCCGGTGCCGTCATCATGCCCAACCTGGTGCCGCCAGTAGACAACCTCAAGCGCCTGCAGGAATACCGCGAACGAATCTTGGCTGCGAAAGGGGACCACAAGTTTGACCCTTACATGACCCTTTTCTTCCGTGATTACACGGAGCAGGAACTTGCAGAGGCCAGAGACCAAATCATTGGCATCAAGCTCTATCCCGCTGGCGCGACCACCAATAGTGAGGCCGGCGTGAAGGCCATCGACTCCGTGGAGCATGTCTTCAAGATGATGGAAGAGATGGGTATCCCGCTCATGGTCCACGGGGAGACTCATGGATTCGTCATGGACAGGGAGAGGGAATTCCTCACCAGCTATAGGCATTTGGCCGAAAAATTTCCCAAGCTTCAGATTACCATGGAGCACATTACCACGGCAGATGCTGTCAGCGTGCTCGACGAGTTTGAGAATCTCCGTGCTACGGTCACCCTGCAGCACCTCATCATCACTCTGGATGATGTGGCTGGGGGGCTGCTGAATCCACACCTTTTCTGCAAGCCCATTGCCAAGCGCCCGGAAGACCGTGAGGCTCTTCTCAATGCAGCACTGGAGGCCCACCCGAAACTCATGTTTGGCTCGGATTCGGCCCCGCACCCACGTAGCAAGAAGGAATGCTGCGGCTGTGCCGCCGGTGTCTTCACCGCTCCACTGGCCGTGGCCAGACTGGCCCAGCTCTTCGATCAGCATAGCAAGCTGGACAATCTCCAGGCCTTCCTCTCGGACAATGCTCAGAGACTCTATGGCGTGAATCCTCCGGCCAAAGAGGTAACCGTTGAGCGTGGTGCCTTCACCGTGGCATCCGCTTACGAGGGACACGGACAGACTGTCATTCCGATGCACGCCGGAGAAACTTTGGATTGGAAAATTAGTCAAATTGACTAA